GCCGCCGCCACCCAGCGCAGCCGGCCGATCCCCCGCTTGGCCGGTGCGCCGGCGGCGGGGTCCAGCGCCCGCAGCAGTGTGGCTTCCAGCGTCGGCGGCGGCGCCGTGGCATCGAGTACGGTCAACGCCGCCAACGTTTCCCGCACGCCGGACACGATCGTGGCGAAGGTCGCGGCGACGGCCGGGTCGGCGTCGCGCAGCCGGTGCTCGATGGTGCGCCGCTCGAACTCGGCGACCGCGTCCATGGCGTACGGGTAGGCCAGATCGAGCAGATCCCTGCCGGACCGCTCGGTGTCGTTCATCGGGTATCACTCCCTGTCAGGCAATTCTCCAGCCGCTTCAATCCGTCCCGGATCCGGCTCTTGATGGTGGGCAGCGGCACCGCCAGGTGGTCGGCCACCTCGCTGTAGGTGCGGCCGCTGTAGTAGGCCAGCGCGACGGCCTGGCGCTGGATCTCGGTCAGCGTGTCCAGGCAGTCCAGCACCGACTGTTCGTCGAAGCGCTGCCCGACCTCCTCGGCGACCACATCGTGGTCGCGGCCCAGATGTGCTTGGCCGTACGCGAGATCGCGGGTCGCGGCGGACTGTTCCCGGCGTACCCGGTCCACCGCCCGCCGATGGGTCAGCATCATCAGCCAGCCCATCGGACTGGACAGCTTGCGGTCGTAACCCGCCGCGAGCGACCAGACCTGCAGATACACCTCCTGGGTGATCTCCTCGGCCGCGGCGTGACTGCGCAGGATGCGCAGCGCCAGGCCGAACACCCGGTGGCTGGTCGCCCGATAGAACTCGGTGAACGCGTCTCGATCGCCGGACGCCACCGTGTCCAGCAGCCCGAGCAGCCGCCGGGTCAGCACCGCCTCCTCGGGGTTTTCCCGTGGCGGACAGGACGGTCCGCCGTCGCCGCCGGTGCGGCGCAGGCGGATCGCGGTGAGCTTCGGTTCCTCCGGCATGGTCACCTCCCCGTTCCACCGCAGGCGAGGGCGAACAGGGTAGGGATCTGCGACAGCAACACGTCGAGCTCGACTCCTGAGGGGAGGGACCATTCCGGACAGTGGGGCAGATCAGGCAGCGGGCGGCATGAGCACGGTATCGATCATGTACACAGTGGCATTGGCGGTCTTGACGCCACCGCAGATCACGGACGCGTTGCCGACTTTGATGTCGTCACCGCTGCGCGCGACCGTCACGGTATCGCCCTGGACGGTCTTGTGCGTGCCCGCGATGCGATCCGGACCGACCTGGCCCGGCACCACGTGATACGTGAGGATCTTGGTGAGCGTGGCCGAGTCGGTCTTCAGCGAATCCACCGTGGCCGGATCGATTTTCGCGAACGCCGCGTCGACCGGGGCGAACACCGTGAACTGGCCGCCGTTGAGCGTATCGACCAGATTCACCTGCGGGTTGAGTTTGCCGGATACCGCCGCGACCAGCGTGGTCAGCAGCGGGTTGTGCGAGGCCGCGGTCGCCACCGGGTCCTGCGCCATCCCGCTGACCGAACCCGCACCGGTCGGCACCTGCTGGGCGTAGGCCGCACAGCCCGGGCCGACCAGATCGCCCGCGGCGGCGGCCGCGGACGTCGTCTTCGCCGCCGAGGACGAGGGCTCGGCGGCCGTATCGGATTTATCGGACGAGCAGGCCGACGCGCCGGCCAGCGCCGCGCCGAGCACCATCGCTGCCACGACCGAACGTCGCATAACTGTCATCGTTGTCTTTCGCTTCCGTCGAGACGGCTCACGGCCGTGCTGGGGAGTGGACGGAACGGAATTCGCCTGGCCGACAGCGGCGGATGGGTCGAGTTCGGGACGAGTTTCGGTCGATACAACCGCGTCCGGCCCGGCGGAGTGGACTCCGCCGGGCCGGACGCCGGGCTGTGCGCTACCGCCGAGCTCAGCTCGGCTGTGCCTCGACGACCTTGGCACTCAGGTGCGCCTCGATCGCCTCGAAGATGCGCGGACGCAGTTCCGCCGCGCTGATCACCGCATCCACCGAGCCGACCTCCACGGCGCGCTGGATGTTGTGCACCCGGTCGAATTCCGCGGCGACCTGGCCGAGCTTCTCGGTGCGCACCGAGGAACGCAGCTCGTCGAGTTCGGCCTTGAGCGGGCCGCGCTCGGCGACCGCGGCGGCCGCGACCCGCGCCTCCAGCTCGCGGACGCGCTCGTCGGCGGCGGTGCGGGCGTTCACGTCACCGGCGAACACCACCGCGGCGGCGGGCGCACCACCGAGCACGGAGGCGAACGAGCCGTCGATGGCGAGCGCGGTCATGTTCGGGTTCAGCGTCTTGGAGAAGACGACGAACGCGCCGCCGTGGTAGCGCGAGATCACGCAGAACACGATCGGCCCACGGAAATTGACGATCGCGCGACCGATCTCGGCGCCGTACTCGAGTTGCAGCTTGCGCATCGATTCCGGGGAGCCGTCGAAGCCGGACAGGTTCGCCAGCACCACCAGCGGCCGGTTGCCGCTGGCCGCGTTGATCGCCCGCGCCGCCTTCTTCGACGACCGCGGGAACAGGGTG
This genomic stretch from Nocardia brasiliensis ATCC 700358 harbors:
- the sigK gene encoding ECF RNA polymerase sigma factor SigK, with the protein product MPEEPKLTAIRLRRTGGDGGPSCPPRENPEEAVLTRRLLGLLDTVASGDRDAFTEFYRATSHRVFGLALRILRSHAAAEEITQEVYLQVWSLAAGYDRKLSSPMGWLMMLTHRRAVDRVRREQSAATRDLAYGQAHLGRDHDVVAEEVGQRFDEQSVLDCLDTLTEIQRQAVALAYYSGRTYSEVADHLAVPLPTIKSRIRDGLKRLENCLTGSDTR
- a CDS encoding fasciclin domain-containing protein, producing MTVMRRSVVAAMVLGAALAGASACSSDKSDTAAEPSSSAAKTTSAAAAAGDLVGPGCAAYAQQVPTGAGSVSGMAQDPVATAASHNPLLTTLVAAVSGKLNPQVNLVDTLNGGQFTVFAPVDAAFAKIDPATVDSLKTDSATLTKILTYHVVPGQVGPDRIAGTHKTVQGDTVTVARSGDDIKVGNASVICGGVKTANATVYMIDTVLMPPAA